A part of Vigna radiata var. radiata cultivar VC1973A chromosome 11, Vradiata_ver6, whole genome shotgun sequence genomic DNA contains:
- the LOC106776362 gene encoding putative phospholipid-transporting ATPase 9 produces MVDLGRRRMRGERRRKLRLSKIYSFACGKQSLKEDHSQIGERGYTRVVFCNEPETFEAGIRSYADNSVSSTKYNLATFLPKSLFEQFRRVANFYFLVTGILAFTKLAPYTAVSAILPLIIIIGATMIKEGIEDWRRKQQDMEVNNRRVKVHTGQGIFEYTEWKNLKVGHIVKIMKDEFFPADLLLLSSSYEDAFCYVETMNLDGETNLKLKQGLEVTSSLHEDFQLGDFKATIKCEDPNANLYSFIGSMEYEERQYPLSPLQLLLRDSKLRNTDYIFGAVIFTGHDTKVIQNSTDAPSKRTKVEKKMDRVIYFMFCIVFLMAFVGSIFFGIATRDDLDNGVMKRWYLRPDDSTIFFDPQRAPAAAIFHCFTALMLYGFFIPISLYVSIEIVKVLQSIFINQDIHMYYEDADKPAHARTSNLNEELGQVDTILSDKTGTLTCNSMEFIKCSIAGVAYGRGVTEVEKAMDRKNGFPLIDDSRDSPVRNAPIKGFNFTDERIMNGNWFNEPNANVIKNFFHLLAICHTALPEVDEDTGNVSYETESPDESAFVIAAREIGFEFYKRTQTSLSIYESDPVSGDKIERTYKLLNVLEFNSSRKRMSVIVKDEEGRILLLCKGADSVMFERLAKDGREFEEKTLEHVHEYADAGLRTLILAYRELGENQYKEFNNKFSQAKNSVSEDRETLIDEISDKIERNLILLGATAVEDKLQKGVPDCIDKLAQAGIKIWVLTGDKMETAINIGFSCSLLRQGMKQIVIQLETPEIKALEKAGDKVAIAKACRENIRHQISEAAQQLTASRGTSQQAFALIIDGKSLSYALEDNMKSMFLDLAIRCASVICCRSSPKQKALVTRLVKSGTGKTTLAIGDGANDVGMLQEADIGIGISGVEGMQAVMSSDIAIAQFRYLERLLLVHGHWCYRRISSMICYFFYKNITFGFTLFLYEVYASFSGQPAYNDWFLSVYNVFFSSLPVIALGVFDQDVSARYCLRFPILYQEGVQNLLFSWRRIFSWMLNGFISAIIIFFFCTKAMEIQAFDEQGRTAGRDILGATMYTCVVWVVNLQMAVAINYFTLIQHIFIWGSIALWYLFLLAYGAMSPSISGNAYKVFIETLAPSPSFWIVTLVVVISTLIPYFSYSAIQMRFFPMYHEMVQWIRHEGKTNDPEFVAMVRQRSLRPTTVGSTARLVAKDNDFKDSSTNHR; encoded by the exons ATGGTGGACTTGGGGAGGAGAAGAATGAGGGGTGAAAGGAGAAGGAAGTTGCGGCTTAGCAAAATCTATTCATTTGCATGTGGGAAACAATCTCTCAAGGAGGATCATTCGCAGATAGGAGAAAGAGGGTATACCAGGGtggtgttttgtaatgaacCAGAGACCTTTGAGGCTGGGATAAGGAGTTACGCTGATAATTCTGTGAGCTCTACAAAGTATAACCTTGCTACTTTCTTGCCTAAGTCCCTTTTTGAGCAGTTTAGGAGGGTGgctaatttctattttttggtTACTGGCATCTTGGCCTTCACAAAACTTGCTCCTTATACAGCTGTCAGTGCTATCCTTCCTCTGATTATTATCATTGGAGCAACTATGATCAAAGAGGGTATTGAAGATTGGCGAAGGAAACAGCAG GATATGGAGGTGAACAATAGAAGAGTTAAAGTGCATACAGGGCAAGGAATTTTTGAATATACTGAGTGGAAGAATCTGAAGGTGGGgcatatagtgaagataatgaaggACGAATTCTTTCCTGCTGACCTCCTACTGCTTTCTTCCAGTTATGAGGATGCATTCTGCTATGTTGAGACCATGAACTTGGATGGCGAGACAAATTTGAAGTTAAAACAAGGGTTGGAAGTAACTTCTTCCTTACACGAGGACTTTCAATTAGGTGATTTTAAAGCAACAATCAAATGCGAAGATCCAAAtgcaaatttatattcatttattggGAGCATGGAGTATGAGGAACGGCAGTATCCTCTTTCTCCTCTGCAACTTCTTCTGAGGGACTCTAAACTTCGTAACACAGACTATATATTTGGAGCTGTCATCTTCACTGGTCATGACACAAAGGTAATTCAGAATTCCACTGATGCCCCTTCAAAGAGAACAAAGGTTGAGAAGAAGATGGATAGGGTTATCTACTTCATGTTTTGCATTGTGTTTCTAATGGCGTTTGTTGGATCTATTTTCTTTGGCATTGCAACCAGAGATGACTTGGACAATGGAGTGATGAAAAGGTGGTACCTAAGACCAGATGACTCTACAATTTTCTTTGATCCTCAAAGAGCACCAGCTGCTGCTATATTTCATTGTTTCACAGCCTTAATGTTATATGGTTTCTTCATTCCCATCTCATTGTATGTTTCAATAGAAATTGTCAAAGTTCTTCAGAGCATCTTCATCAATCAAGATATCCATATGTACTATGAAGATGCAGACAAACCAGCCCATGCCCGTACTTCAAACTTGAATGAGGAACTTGGCCAAGTTGATACAATACTTTCTGATAAAACTGGAACTCTGACCTGCAACTCGATGGAGTTCATCAAATGTTCCATTGCTGGGGTGGCGTATGGCCGTGGTGTTACAGAGGTTGAGAAGGCAATGGATAGAAAGAATGGTTTTCCTTTGATTGACGATTCAAGGGACTCGCCTGTCAGAAATGCTCCCATCAAAGGATTTAACTTTACAGATGAAAGGATAATGAATGGAAATTGGTTTAACGAGCCTAATGCAAATgttattaagaatttttttcacttattgGCAATTTGCCATACAGCCCTACCTGAAGTTGATGAAGATACAGGAAATGTCTCATATGAAACTGAATCTCCAGATGAATCAGCATTTGTGATTGCAGCAAGAGAAATTGGTTTTGAATTCTATAAAAGGACTCAGACTAGTTTATCAATCTATGAATCGGATCCAGTTTCTGGTGACAAAATTGAACG GACATACAAGCTTCTCAATGTTTTAGAATTCAATAGCTCAAGGAAGCGAATGTCAGTGAttgtgaaagatgaagaagggAGAATTTTGTTACTCTGTAAAGGTGCTGACAG TGTCATGTTTGAGAGGCTTGCCAAGGATGGGAGGGAGTTTGAAGAGAAAACCTTGGAACATGTACACGAGTATGCTGATGCAGGTCTAAGGACTCTAATTCTGGCATATCGTGAACTTGGTGAAAACCAATACAAGgagtttaataataaattttctcaAGCAAAAAATTCAGTTAGTGAAGATCGCGAAACACTGATTGATGAAATATCAGATAAGATTGAAAGGAATCTAATCCTTCTTGGTGCCACTGCTGTAGAGGACAAGCTACAAAAAGGG gttCCTGATTGCATTGACAAGCTTGCCCAAGCTGGAATTAAGATCTGGGTTTTGACTGGGGATAAAATGGAGACTGCCATCAATATTGG TTTTTCTTGTAGTTTACTTAGACAAGGAATGAAACAAATTGTAATTCAGTTGGAAACTCCAGAAATTAAAGCATTGGAGAAGGCTGGAGACAAGGTGGCTATTGCTAAG GCTTGTCGAGAAAATATCCGCCATCAAATATCTGAAGCTGCTCAGCAGCTGACTGCCTCCAGAGGAACCTCTCAGCAGGCATTTGCTTTAATTATTGACGGAAAATCACTTTCTTATGCTCTAGAGGATAATATGAAGAGCATGTTTTTGGACCTTGCAATTCGTTGTGCATCAGTTATCTGCTGCCGTTCCTCACCAAAGCAGAAGGCACTG GTCACTAGACTGGTAAAATCTGGTACTGGTAAAACTACATTAGCTATTGGTGATGGTGCTAATGATGTTGGAATGCTTCAAGAAGCAGATATCGGGATTGGAATCAGTGGCGTTGAAGGAATGCAG GCGGTTATGTCTAGTGATATTGCAATTGCACAGTTCCGTTATTTGGAAAGGTTGCTTCTTGTTCATGGACATTGGTGTTACCGAAGAATCTCATCAATG ATATGCTACTTCTTCTACAAAAACATCACATTTGGGTTTACTCTATTCTTATATGAGGTGTATGCATCGTTCTCTGGGCAACCGGCATACAATGACTGGTTTTTGTCAGTCTATAATGTATTCTTTTCGTCACTTCCTGTGATTGCTCTTGGAGTCTTTGACCAGGATGTGTCTGCTCGGTATTGTCTGAGG TTTCCTATATTATATCAAGAAGGAGTGCAAAATCTTCTCTTCAGCTGGCGGAGAATTTTCAGCTGGATGCTAAATGGCTTTATAAGTGccataataattttctttttctgcacAAAAGCAATGGAAATTCAAGCCTTTGATGAGCAGGGAAGAACTGCTGGCAGGGACATACTCGGAGCAACAATGTACACTTGTGTGGTTTGGGTTGTGAACTTGCAAATGGCTGTTGCTATAAATTACTTCACCTTGATTCAACACATTTTCATCTGGGGTTCCATTGCTCTCTGGTACCTTTTCCTCCTGGCATATGGTGCAATGTCTCCCAGCATTTCTGGAAATGCTTACAAAGTCTTCATTGAAACTCTTGCTCCATCACCCTCCTTCTGGATTGTGACATTGGTTGTCGTGATCTCAACACTCATCCCATACTTCTCTTACTCAGCAATACAGATGAGGTTCTTTCCCATGTATCACGAAATGGTACAATGGATACGGCATGAGGGAAAGACAAATGATCCTGAATTCGTCGCTATGGTGCGGCAAAGATCACTGCGGCCAACAACTGTCGGTTCAACGGCTCGCTTGGTGGCTAAGGATAATGACTTCAAAGACAGTTCAACTAACCATAGATAG
- the LOC106776848 gene encoding uncharacterized protein LOC106776848 has translation MADNTRLKDLANDVKKILELMESRNADYNVRFHTLETAIDDIVKNTADASFSSTMKAPPFQVRNVKIDFPRFDGSDVLQWIFKAEQFFEYYNTPDDQRLTIVAIRLDKEVVPWYQMMARTNPWVSWTGFTRALELEFGPSPYECPRSDLFKLMQTGSVQDYYVQFTALANRVHGVTSEALLDCFIGGLKLEIRRDVVAQSPTTLMRSVSLAKLYEEKYSYKPKLYHSFPTSKLHKPNTGPSMSQTVKSTSLPALLPTPPKSTFTPSNVKKLSPAEVQLRREKGLCFTCDEKYFPDHKCLNKQYLFLQIVDDENLQVEPEPPDPNSQLDPMSNLEHHLSFNALKGSSGVGTMRFQGSIHGMRIQVLLDSGSSDNFLQPRLASCLKLPIEPVPNFHVLVGNGNSLITEGLVSKLEVMIQGHSLHLPTYLLLVTGADLVLGAAWLATLGPHISDYSTLTLKFYLDNKFVMLHGDKSITASPTQFNHLRRMSHTKAIAVLFTLQAQPIMGPQEERLEIPHDMDPELSRLLHLYKPVFAIPKGLPPHRSQNHVIPLMPGVGPVRVRPYRYPHNQKLQIEKMIQEMLEDGLIVPSNSPFSSPIVLVKKKDGTWRFCTDYRAVNAITVKDSFPIPTVDELIDELHGARFFSKLDLRSGYHQIQMKEEDKYKTAFRTHQGHYEWLLLFLHQLYARLSKCSFGLQNVDYLGHSVSGSGLSMDKDKVATVMDWSVPINIKQLRGFLGLTGYYKRFIRGYASITAPLTNMLKKDNFQWTKEALTALDSLKIAMTQAPVLALPDFEKPFTLETDASGLGIGAVLSQDNHPIAFFSKKLTPSLHKKSAYTREFYAITEAIAKFRHYLLGHKFVIKTDQKSLRSLTDQAIQTPEQQAWLHKLLGYDFTIEYKLGKDNIAADSLSRSFHMKNNDPHYWVSDGLLYWKGRLVLPNDLDLQQQIVYECHNSLIGGHAGYTRTLARVLAQFHWHGLLQPLPIPNLVWEDVAMDFITGLPPSHGYIVIMVIVDRLSKYTHFAGLRANYSSKDSAAVQDQLILRDATLAQLKDNLQRAQQVMKKYADKKRIPKEFAVGDMVLVKLQPYRQHTVALRKNQKLSLRYFGPFSVVERIGAVAYKLLLPPSTKIHPVFHISQLKICHGNHTQPYVPLPLTINEQFPIIQPMDILHTRVILRGQQQIPQLLIQWEGMDESEATWEDKDAFIAAYPSFNLEDKVVFKEGGIVMDEKEVGPKGGAQCRRSTRVKWASSKLHGF, from the exons ATGGCTGACAACACCCGTCTCAAGGACCTTGCCAATGATGTTAAAAAGATTTTGGAGCTGATGGAATCTCGGAACGCTGACTACAACGTGCGTTTTCACACTCTTGAAACGGCCATCGATGATATTGTGAAGAACACTGCTGATGCCTCGTTCAGTTCAACCATGAAGGCCCCTCCGTTTCAGGTGCGAAATGTGAAAATCGACTTTCCGCGCTTTGATGGTTCTGACGTATTGCAATGGATTTTCAAAGCAGAACAATTTTTCGAATATTACAATACACCGGATGATCAACGTTTAACCATTGTTGCGATTCGCCTTGACAAAGAGGTTGTTCCTTGGTATCAAATGATGGCTCGCACTAATCCTTGGGTCTCGTGGACTGGCTTTACTAGAGCTCTTGAGCTTGAGTTTGGACCCTCACCATATGAATGTCCTAGGTCGGATCTATTTAAGTTGATGCAAACTGGCTCTGTTCAGGATTATTATGTTCAGTTTACTGCCTTGGCTAATCGCGTCCATGGTGTCACCTCGGAAGCTTTGCTTGATTGCTTCATCGGGGGTTTGAAACTTGAAATTCGTCGCGATGTAGTCGCTCAAAGTCCCACGACGTTAATGCGTTCTGTCTCACTGGCAAAGCTGTATGAAGAAAAATACTCCTACAAGCCAAAACTATATCATTCCTTTCCTACTTCTAAACTACACAAACCCAACACTGGCCCTTCCATGTCCCAAACGGTGAAGTCCACCAGCCTCCCTGCACTCCTTCCGACACCCCCAAAATCGACCTTCACACCTTCCAATGTGAAGAAATTATCACCCGCTGAAGTTCAACTCCGTCGAGAGAAGGGATTGTGTTTTACGTGTGATGAGAAATATTTTCCTGATCATAAATGTCTTAATAAACAATACTTATTTTTGCAAATTGTTGATGATGAAAATTTGCAGGTTGAACCCGAACCACCAGACCCCAATTCTCAGTTGGATCCTATGAGTAATCTTGAACACCACTTGTCTTTTAATGCGTTAAAAGGATCTTCTGGTGTCGGCACAATGAGATTTCAAGGCTCTATCCATGGCATGAGGATTCAAGTTTTGCTTGACAGTGGCAGCTCCGATAATTTTCTCCAACCTCGCTTAGCTTCCTGCCTTAAATTACCCATTGAGCCAGTCCCAAATTTTCATGTGTTGGTAGGCAATGGAAATTCTTTAATTACTGAAGGGTTAGTGAGCAAGTTGGAAGTAATGATTCAAGGACATTCCCTTCACCTACCAACCTACCTTTTGCTTGTTACTGGTGCTGATTTAGTTCTGGGAGCTGCTTGGCTCGCCACTCTGGGTCCCCACATCTCTGATTACAGCACACtgactttaaaattttacttgGACAACAAATTTGTTATGCTTCATGGAGATAAATCCATCACAGCCAGCCCAACTCAGTTCAATCATTTAAGAAGGATGTCTCATACGAAGGCTATTGCAGTACTTTTTACATTACAGGCCCAACCTATAATGGGTCCTCAGGAGGAGAGGTTGGAGATACCTCACGACATGGACCCTGAATTATCTAGATTGTTGCATCTGTATAAACCAGTCTTTGCTATTCCAAAAGGGTTACCACCTCACAGGTCTCAAAACCATGTTATTCCCTTGATGCCAGGTGTCGGCCCTGTCAGAGTAAGACCATATAGATACCCTCACAATCAGAAGctacaaattgaaaaaatgatCCAGGAGATGTTAGAGGACGGTCTCATTGTTCCTAGCAATAGCCCATTCTCTTCTCCAATCGTGTTGGTAAAGAAAAAAGATGGCACATGGCGTTTTTGTACAGATTATAGGGCTGTAAATGCAATCACTGTTAAGGATAGTTTTCCTATTCCTACGGTGGACGAACTCAttgatgaattacatggagcaAGATTTTTCTCTAAACTGGATCTCCGATCTGGTTATCATCAAATCCAGATGAAAGAGGAGGATAAATATAAAACGGCTTTTCGAACACACCAAGGCCACTATGAATGGCTC CTACTGTTTCTGCATCAACTATATGCTCGCCTATCTAAATGTTCATTTGGCTTGCAAAATGTGGACTATTTGGGCCATTCAGTTTCAGGATCTGGGCTGTCCATGGACAAAGACAAAGTTGCAACTGTGATGGATTGGTCGGTTCCTATTAATATCAAACAACTGAGAGGGTTTTTGGGCCTCACCGGGTACTACAAAAGATTTATTAGGGGATATGCATCTATCACTGCACCTTTGACCAACATGCTAAAGAAAGATAATTTTCAGTGGACCAAGGAGGCATTAACAGCATTGGACTCCCTCAAAATTGCCATGACACAAGCTCCGGTCTTAGCCTTACCTGATTTTGAGAAACCCTTCACCTTGGAGACTGATGCTTCCGGTTTGGGCATAGGGGCTGTTTTGAGCCAAGATAATCACCCTATTGCTTTTTTCTCGAAGAAATTAACTCCTTCTTTGCACAAGAAGTCAGCGTATACCAGAGAATTTTACGCCATCACTGAAGCGATTGCCAAATTTCGACACTATTTGCTGGGACATAAATTTGTGATTAAAACAGACCAAAAAAGTTTGAGAAGCTTAACTGACCAAGCCATTCAGACTCCGGAGCAGCAAGCTTGGCTTCACAAATTACTTGGCTATGATTTTACCATTGAGTATAAACTTGGTAAAGACAACATTGCTGCCGATTCATTATCCAGGTCTTTTCATATG AAAAACAATGATCCACATTACTGGGTATCGGATGGTCTATTATATTGGAAGGGTAGATTGGTTCTCCCTAATGATCTTGATCTTCAACAGCAAATTGTATATGAATGCCACAATTCTTTAATTGGTGGCCATGCGGGATATACTAGGACTCTGGCTCGCGTTCTTGCACAATTTCATTGGCATG GACTTTTGCAACCTTTACCTATTCCAAATCTGGTTTGGGAGGATGTTGCAATGGATTTTATTACTGGCTTGCCTCCATCCCATGGGTACATAGTCATTATGGTTATCGTTGATCGTTTATCCAAATATACTCATTTTGCCGGCTTGAGGGCAAATTATTCTAGCAAG GACTCTGCGGCTGTCCAAGATCAATTGATTCTCAGAGATGCTACATTAGCTCAACTAAAAGATAATTTACAAAGGGCTCAGCAGGTAATGAAGAAATATGCTGACAAGAAAAGAATCCCTAAGGAATTTGCTGTAGGTGATATGGTGCTGGTCAAGCTGCAACCTTATCGGCAACACACTGTTGCTTTGAGAAAAAATCAGAAGCTCAGTTTACGGTATTTTGGTCCTTTTTCCGTGGTGGAACGCATTGGTGCAGTTGCATACAAGTTACTATTGCCTCCCTCAACCAAAATCCATCCGGTATTTCACATATCTCAACTCAAAATTTGCCATGGAAATCATACTCAACCGTACGTTCCTTTACCACTCACTATTAATGAGCAATTCCCCATAATTCAACCCATGGACATCCTGCACACTCGTGTTATTTTAAGGGGACAGCAACAGATTCCACAATTGTTAATTCAGTGGGAAGGCATGGATGAATCTGAGGCTACCTGGGAAGATAAAGATGCTTTCATAGCTGCATATCCAtccttcaaccttgaggacaaggttgtttttaaagagggaggaATTGTAATGGATGAAAAGGAGGTGGGACCAAAAGGAGGGGCTCAATGCAGGAGAAGCACACGTGTGAAGTGGGCCAGCTCAAAATTACATGGTTTTTAG